Proteins encoded by one window of Streptomyces sp. NBC_01571:
- a CDS encoding alpha/beta fold hydrolase has translation MTGDRIALAVHDHGGDGPPLLLLHGAGRTLADWAAVAPLLTPRHRVLAVDLRGHGLSPSGTWSLPRVVDDIEGVLEEYGLPGALPVGHSLGGMIAVRYAVDHPEVTPGAANLDGYGWGRPDQYVDLDPAHVAERLVQVGKLAKAALPDGPLPVDGLQTLLAQQRALSGQLGVPYELLETALLRAVHHTPDGRLELRPRREHALEMLAEIDSLDVFGLFARMDRPLLLGRALRPVPPVPGKEWFDDLMTAYGKGLDRDLAALAEQRARVRVVGIDGTHAMLFENPGAVADALLAFAAEALTGSPSAPLRPALPEPGA, from the coding sequence ATGACCGGAGACCGTATCGCACTGGCCGTCCACGACCACGGGGGCGACGGCCCGCCACTGCTCCTGCTGCACGGAGCGGGCCGCACGCTGGCCGACTGGGCCGCCGTCGCCCCTCTCCTGACCCCTCGGCACCGGGTGCTCGCCGTCGACCTGCGCGGACACGGTCTCTCGCCCTCCGGAACCTGGAGCCTGCCCCGGGTGGTCGACGACATCGAGGGGGTCCTCGAGGAGTACGGCCTCCCCGGCGCCCTCCCGGTCGGACACTCGCTCGGCGGGATGATCGCGGTACGGTACGCGGTGGACCACCCGGAGGTCACGCCCGGCGCGGCGAACCTGGACGGATACGGATGGGGCCGCCCCGACCAGTACGTGGACCTCGACCCGGCGCATGTCGCCGAACGTCTCGTCCAGGTCGGAAAGTTGGCGAAGGCCGCGCTGCCGGACGGACCGCTGCCCGTCGACGGCCTGCAGACACTGCTCGCCCAGCAGCGCGCCCTGTCCGGACAACTCGGCGTTCCCTACGAGCTGTTGGAGACGGCGCTGCTGCGCGCCGTGCACCACACGCCGGACGGGCGGCTCGAGTTGAGACCGCGGCGCGAGCACGCGCTCGAGATGCTGGCCGAGATCGACTCGCTCGACGTGTTCGGCCTCTTCGCCCGGATGGACCGACCGCTGCTGCTCGGGCGCGCACTCCGCCCGGTGCCCCCGGTACCGGGCAAGGAGTGGTTCGACGACCTGATGACGGCGTACGGGAAGGGGCTCGACAGGGATCTCGCCGCGCTCGCCGAACAGCGGGCCCGCGTGCGGGTCGTCGGGATCGACGGCACGCACGCGATGCTCTTCGAGAACCCCGGCGCGGTCGCGGACGCGCTCCTCGCCTTCGCCGCCGAAGCGCTCACCGGATCCCCCTCGGCCCCGCTCCGGCCCGCGCTGCCCGAACCGGGGGCGTGA
- a CDS encoding universal stress protein, whose protein sequence is MRVIAWLVEGTWPACVDAVREHAPRATEVVLLHVSEPGVPGLAHGAFAGLLGRGHRERDPEALLEDLSASSAVQLLDAAAERLGRPCDRLERAGRAEREVVAASDGADLLVLARDGDRARLGPHSLGPAGRFVVDHAPCPVLLVWPESAPDVTTLPPPPPHHP, encoded by the coding sequence ATGCGGGTGATCGCCTGGCTCGTCGAAGGGACCTGGCCGGCTTGTGTGGACGCGGTGCGCGAGCACGCGCCGCGGGCCACGGAGGTCGTGCTGCTGCACGTCAGCGAGCCGGGGGTGCCCGGTCTGGCGCACGGCGCCTTCGCCGGACTGCTCGGCCGGGGGCACCGGGAGCGCGACCCCGAGGCCCTGCTGGAAGACCTCAGCGCCTCCTCGGCCGTTCAGCTGCTCGACGCGGCGGCCGAGCGGCTGGGGCGCCCCTGCGACCGTCTGGAGCGCGCCGGCCGCGCCGAACGGGAGGTGGTCGCCGCCTCCGACGGCGCCGATCTGCTCGTGCTCGCCCGCGACGGCGACCGGGCCCGCCTCGGTCCGCACAGTCTGGGCCCGGCCGGACGGTTCGTCGTCGACCACGCGCCCTGTCCCGTCCTGCTGGTCTGGCCGGAGTCGGCTCCGGACGTCACGACCTTGCCGCCGCCTCCCCCGCACCACCCCTAG
- a CDS encoding endo alpha-1,4 polygalactosaminidase has protein sequence MPVKRVLRVAGPGAAAALVALVTLVSCASGPTKDTPPRKHGSSGPSPRAVRLPPLHAGFDYQIGGAYRPPSGVRIVSRDRTAAPAPGLYNICYVNAFQVQPGEERQWPADLLLRDAHGRVVVDRDWDEALLDIGTPDKRERVAARVGGWIDGCADKGFDAVEPDNYDSYTRSRHLLDPGDATAFITLLSARAHARHLAIGQKNTAELAGLRARTGLDFAVAEECGEYDECGTYAKAFHDRVVVIEYTDSGLRKARARYGKRLSIVRRDVDVSTPGSADYVRRTH, from the coding sequence ATGCCCGTCAAACGTGTTCTCCGCGTCGCCGGTCCGGGGGCAGCCGCTGCCCTGGTGGCTCTCGTGACACTGGTGAGCTGTGCTTCCGGACCGACGAAGGACACGCCGCCCCGCAAGCACGGCAGCTCGGGACCGAGCCCCCGGGCCGTGCGGCTCCCCCCGCTCCACGCGGGCTTCGACTACCAGATCGGCGGCGCCTACCGGCCGCCGTCGGGTGTCCGCATCGTCAGCCGCGACCGTACGGCGGCGCCCGCGCCCGGCCTCTACAACATCTGTTACGTCAACGCCTTCCAGGTCCAGCCGGGCGAGGAGCGGCAGTGGCCGGCCGACCTGCTGCTGCGGGACGCGCACGGCAGGGTCGTCGTCGACCGCGACTGGGACGAGGCGCTGCTCGACATCGGTACGCCGGACAAACGCGAGCGGGTGGCCGCACGGGTCGGCGGGTGGATCGACGGCTGCGCCGACAAGGGTTTCGACGCGGTGGAGCCCGACAACTACGACAGCTACACCCGTTCCCGTCACCTGCTGGACCCCGGCGACGCCACCGCGTTCATCACGCTGCTCTCCGCAAGAGCGCACGCCCGCCACCTCGCCATCGGGCAGAAGAACACCGCGGAGCTGGCCGGTCTGAGGGCACGGACCGGCCTCGACTTCGCCGTGGCGGAGGAGTGCGGCGAGTACGACGAGTGCGGGACGTACGCGAAGGCGTTCCACGACCGGGTCGTCGTCATCGAGTACACCGACAGCGGGCTGCGCAAGGCCCGCGCGCGGTACGGGAAACGGCTGAGCATCGTACGCCGGGACGTGGACGTCTCGACGCCGGGCAGCGCGGACTACGTCCGCCGGACGCACTGA
- a CDS encoding carbohydrate ABC transporter permease: protein MSTLPRAITLAPQAAVPPAAARRAARRRARRETATAWGFIGPAVVVILGLGIVPVLWSLLLSFRADDLVTPGRWVGLDNYRALAEDPGFHTAVRNTLLYTALYVPLSLVGGLALALALNRRLRLIGLYRTLVFIPFVVSATAQGVLFSFILDPEFGVANSLLHQLGISPQGFLSDPDQAIYLLVLISLWSGVGFCVVVYLAALQDVPPELVESARIDGAGRALILRHIVLPTLTPVTVFLLLWQVITALQVFDLIYVTTKGGPLGSTTVVVYFVWQQAFQTFTAGYGAAAAYVLAVALMVVGAALRVVRRRQSRTEGVVR from the coding sequence TTGTCCACTCTGCCCCGCGCCATCACGCTCGCCCCGCAGGCCGCGGTGCCCCCGGCCGCCGCACGGCGCGCCGCACGCCGTCGCGCCCGCCGGGAGACGGCCACCGCCTGGGGGTTCATCGGCCCCGCGGTCGTCGTGATCCTCGGCCTCGGCATCGTCCCCGTCCTCTGGTCGCTGCTGCTGTCCTTCCGGGCCGACGACCTGGTCACGCCGGGCCGCTGGGTCGGCCTCGACAACTACCGGGCCCTGGCCGAGGACCCCGGCTTCCACACGGCGGTGCGCAACACCCTGCTGTACACGGCCCTTTACGTGCCGCTCAGTCTGGTCGGCGGCCTCGCGCTCGCCCTGGCCCTGAACCGCCGTCTGCGGCTCATCGGCCTGTACCGGACGCTCGTCTTCATCCCGTTCGTGGTGTCGGCGACGGCCCAGGGCGTGCTGTTCTCGTTCATCCTCGACCCGGAGTTCGGGGTCGCCAACTCGCTGCTGCACCAACTCGGCATCTCACCGCAGGGTTTCCTCTCCGACCCCGACCAGGCGATCTACCTGCTGGTCCTCATCTCGCTGTGGAGCGGCGTCGGCTTCTGCGTCGTCGTCTACCTGGCCGCACTCCAGGACGTGCCGCCCGAACTCGTCGAGTCCGCCCGCATCGACGGAGCGGGCCGTGCGCTGATCCTGCGTCACATCGTGCTGCCGACGCTCACTCCGGTCACCGTGTTCCTGCTCCTGTGGCAGGTGATCACGGCGCTCCAGGTCTTCGACCTGATCTATGTGACGACCAAGGGCGGCCCCCTCGGCTCGACCACGGTCGTCGTCTACTTCGTCTGGCAGCAGGCCTTCCAGACGTTCACGGCCGGCTACGGGGCCGCGGCGGCGTACGTCCTGGCGGTGGCCCTGATGGTGGTGGGCGCGGCGCTGCGGGTCGTACGGCGCCGCCAGAGCCGTACGGAAGGAGTCGTCCGATGA
- a CDS encoding class I SAM-dependent methyltransferase gives MQDIVVDPAAHNRAAWDKYVQEGNEWSRPVSAEDVERARMGDWSIVLIGREPVDRSWLPADLTGKDVLCLASGGGQQGPILAAAGARVTVFDNSPRQLGQDQMVAARDGLELRTVLGDMRDLSAFGDATFDVVFQPVSNLFVPDLAPVWRECFRVLRPGGTLLVGFLNPDAYLFDHEALDERGELIVVHKLPYSDVTQYSAEERAAKFGADAALEYSHTLTDQIGGQLAAGFVLTGFAEAPHQSNASAQYMSHYFATLAVKPT, from the coding sequence GTGCAGGACATTGTTGTCGACCCCGCTGCCCACAATCGGGCAGCCTGGGACAAGTATGTCCAAGAGGGCAACGAGTGGTCGAGGCCGGTGAGTGCTGAGGATGTCGAGCGCGCCCGCATGGGCGACTGGTCGATTGTTCTCATCGGGCGTGAGCCGGTCGACCGCTCCTGGCTGCCGGCGGACCTGACCGGCAAGGACGTGTTGTGCCTGGCCTCCGGCGGTGGCCAGCAGGGTCCGATCCTCGCCGCCGCGGGGGCGCGGGTCACCGTATTCGACAACTCACCCCGCCAGCTCGGCCAGGACCAGATGGTGGCGGCGCGCGACGGACTCGAGCTGCGCACCGTCCTGGGCGACATGCGCGACCTCAGCGCCTTCGGCGACGCAACATTCGACGTCGTATTCCAGCCGGTCTCCAACCTGTTCGTACCGGACTTGGCACCGGTGTGGCGTGAGTGCTTCCGCGTCCTGCGACCGGGCGGAACGCTCCTCGTGGGCTTCCTCAACCCTGATGCGTACTTGTTCGACCACGAGGCGCTCGACGAGCGCGGCGAGCTGATCGTCGTGCACAAGCTGCCCTACAGCGATGTCACGCAGTACTCCGCCGAGGAACGCGCCGCGAAGTTCGGCGCGGATGCCGCTCTTGAATACAGCCACACCCTCACCGACCAGATCGGCGGGCAACTCGCCGCGGGGTTCGTCCTCACCGGCTTCGCGGAAGCGCCGCACCAGTCCAACGCATCCGCTCAATACATGTCGCACTATTTTGCGACGCTGGCGGTCAAGCCGACCTGA
- a CDS encoding ABC transporter substrate-binding protein: MTSSIARRRLLAGAAAAPFLAACGGGASDGVGSDGTVTVELWHGQSDTGRKAVEALVAEFNRTHPRIRVDSAGGGVLSDAMLQKVTAALASGSYPDIAYIFGSDLASIARSPRVVDLTSALHAGPTPWRSLWAPVREGVTVNGRVRAAPALLDSLAVVYNRKLFRQAGVDFPRAGWTWDEFADTARRLTAPGRGVFGTGWPGTGDEDTVWRLWPMIWDLGGDVVAADGKHIGFADQGVRALETLARLSRDKSVYVDPKPSGEQMYQVFMAGRMAMVGTGPWQLPDIIGAGVDYDVVPLPTYSGRPVTISGPDTWTVFDNGSARSRAAVEFVRWMMRPAQDARWDLSAGSLPLSSATADRPEWRLHSRRTRGLDVFTEALGSARVRPVHAAYPQISQALGEAIVSVLLGKDSPAGALRRCAQRSDAALLIPR; the protein is encoded by the coding sequence ATGACCTCCTCGATCGCACGTCGCCGGCTGCTGGCCGGCGCGGCCGCCGCCCCGTTCCTCGCCGCCTGCGGTGGTGGCGCCTCCGACGGCGTCGGCTCCGACGGCACCGTGACCGTCGAACTGTGGCACGGGCAGAGCGACACGGGCAGGAAGGCCGTGGAGGCGCTCGTCGCCGAGTTCAACCGCACCCATCCGCGCATCCGCGTCGACAGCGCGGGCGGCGGTGTCCTGTCCGACGCGATGCTCCAGAAGGTGACGGCCGCGCTCGCCTCGGGCTCCTATCCCGACATCGCCTACATCTTCGGCTCCGACCTGGCCAGCATCGCGCGCAGTCCCCGCGTCGTCGATCTGACGTCCGCGCTGCACGCGGGCCCCACTCCGTGGCGGTCTCTCTGGGCCCCGGTACGGGAGGGAGTCACCGTCAACGGCAGGGTGCGGGCCGCCCCGGCGCTGCTCGACTCCCTGGCCGTCGTCTACAACAGAAAGCTGTTCCGGCAGGCCGGGGTGGACTTCCCGCGGGCCGGCTGGACCTGGGACGAGTTCGCCGACACGGCACGGAGACTCACCGCGCCGGGCCGCGGGGTCTTCGGTACGGGCTGGCCCGGGACCGGCGACGAGGACACGGTGTGGCGGCTGTGGCCGATGATCTGGGACCTGGGCGGTGACGTGGTGGCCGCCGACGGCAAGCACATCGGCTTCGCCGACCAGGGCGTACGGGCCCTGGAGACCCTCGCCCGGCTGAGCCGTGACAAGAGCGTGTACGTCGATCCGAAGCCCAGCGGCGAGCAGATGTACCAGGTCTTCATGGCCGGCCGGATGGCCATGGTGGGGACCGGGCCCTGGCAGCTCCCCGACATCATCGGCGCCGGGGTCGACTACGACGTCGTGCCGCTGCCGACCTACAGCGGACGGCCGGTCACCATCTCGGGCCCGGACACCTGGACGGTGTTCGACAACGGCTCGGCCCGTTCCCGGGCGGCCGTCGAGTTCGTGCGCTGGATGATGCGGCCCGCCCAGGACGCCCGCTGGGACCTCTCGGCGGGCAGTCTTCCGCTGAGTTCGGCCACCGCCGACCGGCCGGAGTGGCGCCTGCACTCCCGGCGGACCAGGGGCCTCGACGTGTTCACCGAGGCGCTGGGCTCCGCCCGGGTGCGCCCGGTCCACGCCGCCTATCCGCAGATCTCCCAGGCACTCGGCGAGGCGATCGTCTCCGTGCTGCTCGGCAAGGACTCCCCGGCCGGCGCCCTGCGCCGGTGCGCGCAACGGTCCGACGCCGCCCTGCTCATCCCCCGCTGA
- a CDS encoding phytanoyl-CoA dioxygenase family protein, giving the protein MTVTDRSGRASGSWEHEFAENGFVVLRGLFTGAEIDELCAEFTALHAAGPVPGHFEPRATDTGGPADPLHGHPRVMHPHRINALSRSTLLDPRLRVVLEDLLGEEVLAAQSMFYFKPPGARGQALHQDNFYLRVEPGTCVAAWIACDTIDRDNGGLEVVPGTHRMDLFCPQEADEELSFVREYVPPPPGLVAVPVDMAPGDVLFFNGSLVHGSGPNRSADRFRRSFIGHYVGRSTARIGGHYRTLTMSGEPVALPESEGAGPCGNEFSSEPPEAARQLPVSQRRFRGPTS; this is encoded by the coding sequence ATGACGGTCACGGACAGGAGCGGACGGGCCTCGGGCTCGTGGGAGCACGAGTTCGCGGAGAACGGCTTCGTGGTGCTCCGCGGGCTGTTCACCGGCGCCGAGATCGACGAGCTGTGCGCCGAGTTCACGGCGCTGCACGCCGCCGGGCCGGTGCCGGGGCACTTCGAGCCCCGCGCGACGGACACCGGCGGCCCGGCCGATCCGCTGCACGGCCACCCGCGGGTGATGCATCCGCACCGCATCAACGCGCTGTCCCGGAGCACGCTGCTCGATCCCCGGCTGCGGGTCGTCCTCGAAGACCTGTTGGGCGAGGAGGTCCTGGCCGCGCAGAGCATGTTCTACTTCAAGCCGCCCGGCGCCCGTGGCCAGGCGCTGCACCAGGACAACTTCTATCTGCGGGTGGAGCCGGGCACCTGTGTGGCCGCCTGGATCGCCTGCGACACGATCGACCGGGACAACGGCGGTCTGGAAGTCGTGCCGGGCACCCACCGGATGGACCTGTTCTGTCCTCAGGAAGCGGACGAGGAGCTGTCCTTCGTACGCGAGTACGTGCCGCCGCCGCCCGGTCTGGTGGCCGTGCCGGTCGACATGGCACCGGGCGACGTGCTGTTCTTCAACGGCAGCCTGGTGCACGGCTCGGGCCCCAACCGCAGCGCCGACCGCTTCCGCCGCTCCTTCATCGGCCACTATGTCGGGCGGTCCACGGCCCGCATCGGCGGCCACTACCGCACCCTGACGATGAGCGGCGAGCCGGTCGCCCTGCCCGAGAGCGAGGGCGCCGGCCCGTGCGGCAACGAGTTCTCCTCTGAACCACCGGAGGCAGCACGGCAGCTGCCGGTGAGCCAGCGGCGATTTCGTGGACCGACCTCATAG
- a CDS encoding helix-turn-helix domain-containing protein, whose translation MPVRADVLPEPAVPSPPPGLVTVGRYDQRSGYRVHRPYGSDSWLFTWTTAGRGSLRQGATRTTAGAGDLVVLGPGVPHRYGVEPGAGHWAFWWAHCRARPSWDRWLRPYALDDGVYAVRPARSRERIGSAFRRMLTDARWTGDGEPPGGAEPADGAVAVAHGTAARELALCSLEEIVLLGTARAEGVRPGVDARVLRAEALMAADPGAAHTVRSLAGAVALSPSRFAHLFTEQLGRSPMRALREARLLHAARLLEVTELPVERVAAVSGFTSAPHFQRTFRQRYGTPPGAYRRGTARGGAGEAAARS comes from the coding sequence ATGCCCGTGCGTGCTGACGTCCTGCCCGAGCCTGCTGTCCCGTCCCCGCCGCCGGGCCTGGTGACCGTCGGACGCTACGACCAGCGGTCGGGATACCGCGTCCACCGGCCGTACGGCAGCGACAGCTGGCTGTTCACCTGGACCACGGCCGGACGGGGCAGCCTTCGGCAGGGCGCGACACGGACGACGGCCGGCGCGGGCGACCTGGTGGTCCTGGGACCCGGCGTACCGCACCGCTACGGCGTCGAACCGGGCGCCGGCCACTGGGCGTTCTGGTGGGCGCACTGTCGCGCCAGGCCGTCCTGGGACCGGTGGCTGCGGCCGTACGCCCTCGACGACGGGGTGTACGCCGTGCGGCCCGCCCGGAGCCGGGAACGCATCGGGTCGGCGTTCCGGCGGATGCTCACCGACGCCCGCTGGACGGGGGACGGCGAGCCGCCCGGTGGCGCGGAACCGGCCGACGGCGCGGTCGCGGTCGCGCATGGCACCGCGGCCAGGGAACTGGCCCTGTGCTCCCTGGAGGAGATCGTGCTGCTCGGCACGGCCCGGGCGGAGGGCGTCAGGCCAGGGGTGGACGCCCGTGTGCTGCGGGCGGAGGCGCTGATGGCTGCCGACCCGGGCGCCGCGCACACCGTCCGCTCGCTGGCCGGGGCGGTCGCGCTCTCGCCGTCGCGGTTCGCGCACCTCTTCACCGAGCAGCTCGGCCGGTCCCCGATGCGGGCGTTGCGCGAGGCCCGGCTGCTGCACGCCGCCCGGCTTCTGGAGGTCACCGAACTCCCGGTGGAACGGGTGGCCGCGGTCTCCGGGTTCACCAGCGCCCCCCACTTCCAGCGGACCTTCCGGCAGCGCTACGGGACCCCGCCGGGCGCCTACCGCCGTGGTACCGCTAGGGGTGGTGCGGGGGAGGCGGCGGCAAGGTCGTGA
- a CDS encoding arsenic transporter — translation MEDRTLNTPLAETLSVVLLAAVLVCAVVRPFGWPEAVVAVPAALLVMATGAISWDHAREEAAHLGPVIGFLAAVLVLARFCDDEGLFHACGAWMARWAAGRPRRLLTAVFALASAITAVLSLDATIVLLTPVVFATAARMGARPKPHVYACTHLSNTASLLLPVSNLTNLLAFTASGLSFTRFAALMVLPWLVAIGAEYVVFRRFFARDLAAAAPQPTLDEPPELPLFALVTVGCTLAGFVVASAVGIDPAWSAAAGALVLAVRATVRGRATVLTVVRAAAPAFLAFVLALGVVVRAVVDNGLSDALGRILPDGSGLPALLGIAALAAVLANLINNLPAVLVLLPLAATSGSGAVLAVLLGVNIGPNLTYAGSLATLLWRRIVHQHEHGVDLKEFTRLGLIAVPAALVPAVLALWTSLHVIGG, via the coding sequence CTGGAGGACCGAACCCTGAACACCCCGCTCGCCGAAACACTCTCCGTCGTACTGCTCGCCGCCGTGCTCGTCTGCGCGGTGGTGCGGCCGTTCGGCTGGCCCGAGGCGGTCGTCGCGGTCCCGGCCGCCCTGCTGGTGATGGCCACCGGCGCGATCTCCTGGGACCACGCGCGCGAGGAGGCCGCGCACCTGGGGCCGGTGATCGGTTTCCTGGCGGCCGTACTGGTGCTCGCCAGGTTCTGTGACGACGAAGGCCTCTTCCACGCGTGCGGCGCCTGGATGGCGCGCTGGGCCGCGGGGCGGCCCCGGCGCCTGCTCACCGCGGTCTTCGCGCTCGCCTCCGCGATCACCGCGGTGCTCAGCCTCGACGCCACCATCGTGCTGCTCACGCCCGTCGTCTTCGCCACCGCGGCCCGGATGGGCGCCCGCCCCAAACCGCACGTGTACGCCTGCACGCACCTGTCGAACACGGCCTCGCTGCTGCTCCCGGTCTCCAACCTCACCAACCTGCTGGCGTTCACCGCGAGCGGGCTGAGCTTCACCCGGTTCGCCGCGCTGATGGTCCTTCCGTGGCTGGTCGCGATCGGCGCCGAGTACGTGGTCTTCCGGCGCTTCTTCGCCCGTGACCTGGCCGCCGCCGCTCCGCAGCCCACCCTCGACGAGCCGCCGGAGCTCCCGCTGTTCGCGCTGGTCACGGTGGGATGCACGCTGGCCGGTTTCGTCGTCGCCTCCGCGGTCGGGATCGATCCGGCATGGTCGGCGGCGGCCGGGGCGCTGGTGCTCGCCGTTCGTGCGACGGTGCGTGGGCGCGCCACCGTGCTCACCGTCGTCCGGGCCGCCGCTCCGGCCTTCCTGGCCTTCGTCCTCGCCCTGGGCGTCGTCGTCCGCGCGGTGGTCGACAACGGACTCTCCGACGCCCTCGGCCGGATCCTGCCGGACGGCAGCGGGCTGCCCGCGCTGCTCGGGATCGCGGCGCTCGCCGCCGTCCTCGCCAATCTGATCAACAACCTGCCCGCGGTGCTGGTGCTGCTGCCGCTCGCCGCCACGTCCGGCTCCGGCGCGGTGCTGGCCGTCCTGCTCGGCGTCAACATCGGCCCCAACCTCACCTACGCCGGTTCCCTGGCGACCCTGCTGTGGCGGCGTATCGTCCACCAGCACGAACACGGCGTCGACCTCAAGGAGTTCACCCGGCTCGGCCTGATCGCCGTGCCGGCCGCGCTGGTCCCCGCCGTACTGGCACTGTGGACCTCGCTCCACGTCATCGGAGGCTGA